In a single window of the Leisingera daeponensis DSM 23529 genome:
- a CDS encoding glycosyltransferase has product MTGSRPPLAVVVKGWPRLSETFIAQELVALEAAGHAFEIWSLRHPTDIKRHPLHTQLQAKVNYLPEYLYQEPERVWRARAIAQGLPGYAKAYRIWRADLRRDLTPNRIRRFGQACVLAAEMPDEVLGLYAHFLHTPSSVARYAAIMRGLPWSFSAHAKDIWTSPDWELQEKLSAAHHGAAFGSTCTGFGAKHLQDLADTPDRVDLVYHGLDLSRFPAPPERIARQPQDPVRFMSVGRLVEKKGFDRLIAALALLPAGLDWHWTHIGGGGLGDLLQDMARDAGIADRITWRGACDQPEVIEAMRSSDLFVLPSRVASDGDRDGLPNVLMEAASQTLPILSTPVSAIPEFITHGTHGLLSEDSPETLAETLLYAARHPQELARMAVAALDRLRSDFGMDPGIAQLSKRLTAMLRGG; this is encoded by the coding sequence ATGACCGGTTCCCGCCCGCCCCTTGCGGTGGTGGTCAAAGGCTGGCCGCGGCTGTCGGAAACCTTCATCGCACAGGAACTGGTCGCCTTGGAAGCCGCCGGGCACGCATTCGAGATCTGGTCCCTGCGCCACCCCACCGACATCAAGCGCCACCCGCTGCACACGCAGCTGCAGGCCAAGGTGAACTACCTGCCGGAATACCTGTATCAGGAACCTGAGCGGGTCTGGCGCGCCCGGGCCATTGCGCAAGGCCTGCCGGGCTACGCCAAGGCCTACCGCATCTGGCGGGCAGATCTGCGCCGCGACCTGACCCCCAACCGCATCCGCCGTTTTGGCCAGGCCTGCGTGCTGGCGGCCGAAATGCCGGATGAGGTTCTGGGCCTCTATGCGCACTTCCTGCACACGCCTTCCTCGGTCGCGCGCTATGCCGCGATCATGCGCGGCCTGCCGTGGAGTTTTTCAGCCCATGCCAAGGACATCTGGACTTCGCCGGACTGGGAACTTCAGGAAAAACTCTCCGCCGCCCATCACGGCGCGGCCTTTGGCTCCACCTGCACGGGCTTTGGCGCCAAGCATCTTCAGGACCTGGCCGACACACCGGACCGGGTTGATCTGGTCTATCATGGGCTGGACCTTTCCCGCTTTCCCGCCCCGCCGGAACGCATTGCCCGGCAGCCGCAGGATCCGGTCCGCTTCATGTCGGTTGGCCGGCTGGTGGAGAAGAAAGGCTTTGACCGGCTGATCGCCGCGCTGGCGCTGCTGCCTGCAGGGCTTGACTGGCACTGGACCCACATCGGCGGCGGCGGCCTGGGCGATCTCTTGCAAGACATGGCCCGGGATGCAGGCATCGCGGACCGCATCACCTGGCGCGGGGCCTGCGACCAGCCCGAGGTGATCGAGGCGATGCGCAGCTCCGACCTGTTTGTGCTGCCCAGCCGTGTCGCCTCGGACGGTGACCGCGACGGGCTGCCCAATGTTCTGATGGAGGCCGCCTCGCAAACCCTGCCGATCCTGTCGACCCCGGTGTCCGCCATTCCGGAGTTCATCACCCACGGCACTCATGGCCTGCTGAGCGAAGACAGCCCGGAGACGCTTGCTGAAACCCTGCTCTACGCCGCCCGCCATCCGCAGGAGCTGGCCAGAATGGCCGTGGCCGCGCTGGACCGGTTGCGTTCGGATTTCGGCATGGATCCCGGAATTGCCCAGCTTTCGAAACGGTTGACGGCGATGCTGCGCGGCGGCTGA
- a CDS encoding histidine phosphatase family protein, translated as MIRLALLRHGHTAWNRAGRIQGRSDIPLDAQAREDLDGYALPAPWDAAELWSSPLVRAAETAELVAGRPPRTTPELTEMNWGGWEGLHGVDLKADPASGFRDIEDWGWHYRPPGGESPAEVWDRIAPWLHGLTRDAVAVCHIGIMRMILARAHGWNFDGPAPFRIKRNRLFVVEVDGASLTPWAEPVRLIREDTP; from the coding sequence ATGATTCGCCTCGCCCTTTTGCGGCACGGCCACACCGCCTGGAACCGTGCCGGGCGCATTCAGGGGCGCAGCGACATACCGCTGGACGCGCAAGCCCGAGAGGATTTGGACGGTTACGCCCTGCCTGCCCCGTGGGACGCCGCAGAGCTATGGTCCAGCCCGCTGGTGCGCGCAGCCGAAACCGCAGAATTGGTGGCAGGCCGCCCGCCCCGCACCACGCCGGAATTGACCGAAATGAACTGGGGCGGCTGGGAGGGGCTGCACGGGGTGGACCTGAAGGCCGATCCCGCCAGCGGATTCCGCGATATCGAGGACTGGGGCTGGCACTACCGCCCGCCCGGCGGCGAGAGCCCGGCAGAGGTCTGGGACCGGATAGCCCCGTGGCTGCACGGGCTGACGCGGGATGCGGTCGCGGTCTGCCACATCGGCATCATGCGGATGATCCTGGCCCGCGCCCACGGCTGGAATTTCGACGGCCCCGCCCCCTTCCGCATCAAACGCAACCGGCTGTTTGTGGTGGAGGTTGACGGCGCCTCGCTCACACCCTGGGCTGAACCTGTGCGGCTGATCCGCGAGGACACGCCAT
- a CDS encoding glycosyltransferase — MQPGTGKRVAFYAPMKPPHHPVPSGDREIARNLMDLLRSGGADVQLVSEFRSYDKRGDAALHTDLRKAAEAETGRLIREMPAADLWVTYHNYYKAPDLIGPAVARAREIPYVQIESTRAKKRLTGPWAGFAEAAHAAADAAAAIFYFTGQDRFALERDRCGDQIVAPFPPFLPLEDLPAASFLDGPMLTAGMMRPGDKLASYRIIAETLAHLPGDWRLDIAGDGPARSEVEALMAPFGSQVRFLGQLSREDLSAAYIKSSLFLWPGVNEAFGMVYLEAQAHGLPVAAQNRPGVRDVLLTRPYPAPEDGAAALAAFTVGLLASPALRSAIGREAREYIARNHLAPAAARRFWDIAAPLMETQT, encoded by the coding sequence ATGCAGCCGGGAACCGGAAAACGGGTCGCCTTTTACGCGCCAATGAAGCCGCCGCACCACCCGGTGCCCTCAGGCGACCGCGAGATTGCCCGCAACCTGATGGACCTGCTTCGCAGCGGCGGCGCGGATGTGCAGCTGGTCTCGGAGTTCAGGTCCTATGACAAACGCGGCGATGCGGCGTTGCACACAGACCTGCGCAAAGCAGCAGAGGCCGAGACCGGCCGGCTGATCCGGGAGATGCCGGCGGCAGACCTTTGGGTCACCTACCACAACTATTACAAGGCGCCGGACCTGATCGGCCCCGCCGTGGCCCGCGCCCGCGAGATACCCTATGTGCAGATCGAATCCACCCGCGCCAAAAAGCGCCTGACCGGGCCGTGGGCGGGATTTGCCGAAGCCGCCCACGCCGCTGCCGATGCCGCTGCGGCGATCTTCTATTTCACCGGACAGGACCGTTTCGCGCTGGAGCGCGACCGCTGCGGAGACCAGATTGTCGCCCCCTTTCCGCCCTTCCTGCCGCTTGAGGATCTGCCCGCCGCGTCCTTTTTGGACGGCCCGATGCTGACCGCAGGCATGATGCGCCCGGGCGACAAGCTCGCCTCTTACCGCATCATCGCGGAGACACTTGCGCACTTGCCTGGTGACTGGCGGCTGGACATCGCAGGCGATGGCCCGGCCCGGTCCGAAGTTGAGGCGCTGATGGCCCCCTTTGGCAGCCAGGTCCGATTTCTCGGACAGCTCTCGCGCGAGGATCTGTCGGCGGCTTACATCAAGTCCTCCCTGTTCCTGTGGCCTGGCGTGAACGAAGCCTTCGGCATGGTCTATCTTGAGGCGCAGGCCCATGGGCTTCCGGTTGCAGCCCAGAACCGCCCCGGCGTGCGCGATGTGCTGCTGACCCGCCCCTACCCGGCCCCCGAAGACGGCGCGGCGGCTTTGGCAGCTTTCACGGTCGGCCTGCTGGCAAGCCCCGCCCTGCGCAGCGCCATTGGCCGGGAGGCCCGTGAGTACATCGCCCGGAACCACCTCGCCCCCGCGGCTGCCCGCCGGTTTTGGGACATCGCCGCCCCGCTGATGGAGACACAGACATGA